A region from the Marinobacter sp. SS13-12 genome encodes:
- a CDS encoding alpha-glucosidase family protein has product MIKNPDWWRGAVIYQVYPRSFNDSNGDGIGDLPGVTAKLDYIASLNVDAIWLSPFFTSPMKDFGYDVSDYRDVDPIFGTIGDFDELIAEAHKRDLKIMIDQVLSHSSDQHRWFVESRSSRDNPRSDWYVWADASKDGTPPNNWLSVFGGSAWAWDSRRKQYYLHNFLASQPDLNFHNPEVVDQVLSDVKFWLDRGVDGFRLDAINFCFHDPKLRDNPPSDAVAEGSIGVRKENPYAYQFHKYDKTRPENLAFLQRLRALLDQYPGTTTVGEIGDDNSLETMAKYTGGGDKLHMAYSFDLLTEQRGAEFFKKTVDSIEKKLTDGWPCWAIGNHDVARVASRWEAGSAQQLKAYMAMLLTLRGSVCIYQGEELGLTEAELEYHELVDPYGINFWPEYKGRDGCRTPMVWHHRETHGGFSDARPWLPVYDEHYNAAVAVQHDEENSILQAYRAFLGWRAQQPVLLKGDIEFLKSPDETLVYTRHYEGETLLVALNLTDKPVRITTPAPGQPIKGTPDFIGGSWKGRQLELQPWGVEIASL; this is encoded by the coding sequence ATGATCAAAAACCCGGACTGGTGGCGTGGCGCCGTCATTTACCAAGTTTATCCACGCAGCTTTAACGATTCCAACGGCGATGGTATCGGTGATTTGCCCGGGGTTACCGCCAAGCTGGATTACATCGCAAGCCTGAACGTAGATGCGATCTGGCTGTCGCCGTTCTTTACCTCCCCCATGAAGGATTTTGGCTACGACGTTTCAGACTATCGCGACGTGGACCCGATATTCGGTACGATTGGAGACTTCGACGAGCTGATTGCAGAAGCCCACAAGCGCGACCTGAAGATCATGATCGACCAGGTTCTGAGCCACTCCTCGGACCAGCACCGCTGGTTTGTCGAAAGCCGTTCCAGCCGCGACAACCCCAGATCGGACTGGTATGTGTGGGCGGATGCCAGCAAAGATGGTACACCTCCGAACAACTGGCTCTCGGTTTTTGGTGGCTCAGCCTGGGCCTGGGACAGCCGGCGCAAGCAGTACTACCTGCACAATTTCCTGGCCAGCCAGCCGGACCTGAACTTCCACAACCCCGAAGTGGTGGATCAGGTACTGTCGGACGTCAAGTTCTGGCTTGACCGGGGCGTGGACGGTTTCCGCCTCGACGCCATCAACTTCTGTTTCCATGACCCCAAGCTGCGGGACAATCCTCCCAGCGATGCGGTTGCCGAAGGGTCCATTGGTGTGCGCAAGGAAAACCCCTACGCCTACCAGTTTCACAAATACGACAAGACCCGCCCGGAAAACCTGGCTTTCCTGCAGCGGCTGCGTGCGCTGCTTGACCAGTATCCCGGAACCACTACCGTGGGAGAAATCGGGGACGACAACTCCCTGGAAACCATGGCGAAATATACCGGTGGCGGTGACAAGCTCCACATGGCCTATTCCTTCGACCTGCTGACCGAGCAACGTGGCGCAGAATTTTTCAAGAAGACTGTCGACTCCATCGAGAAGAAACTGACCGACGGCTGGCCCTGCTGGGCCATAGGCAACCATGACGTAGCCCGCGTGGCCAGCCGCTGGGAAGCCGGTTCAGCGCAGCAACTCAAAGCCTACATGGCCATGCTGCTGACCCTGCGGGGCAGCGTCTGCATCTACCAGGGCGAGGAGCTTGGCCTGACCGAAGCGGAGCTGGAATACCATGAGCTGGTTGATCCCTATGGCATCAACTTCTGGCCTGAGTACAAGGGCCGGGACGGCTGCCGCACACCGATGGTCTGGCACCACCGGGAAACCCATGGTGGTTTCTCCGATGCGCGCCCCTGGCTGCCGGTTTATGATGAACACTACAATGCAGCGGTTGCGGTCCAGCATGACGAGGAGAATTCCATCCTGCAGGCGTATCGCGCTTTCCTGGGATGGCGTGCACAGCAGCCGGTTCTGCTCAAGGGCGATATCGAGTTCCTCAAGAGCCCGGACGAAACTCTGGTTTACACCCGACATTACGAGGGTGAAACCCTGCTGGTGGCACTGAACCTGACGGACAAGCCAGTTCGGATCACCACGCCAGCTCCTGGCCAGCCAATCAAAGGCACCCCGGACTTTATCGGTGGTTCCTGGAAAGGCCGGCAACTCGAGCTGCAGCCATGGGGTGTCGAGATTGCATCACTCTGA
- a CDS encoding sodium:solute symporter → MFYTTVAALAAALILFTWLGMRARLADGGLDDYVTARNSQGARALGLSFLASGMGGWILFAPPEVGALVGPIALGGYALGAALPFIVFAFCGPAIRRYLPQGRSIGEFAQACYGNAVRRYVSLISVLYMLCFVTAELTAIGAITSMLSGVNGNLAVLGVAIATLIYTAWGGLRASIVTDQWQAFLLIGLLAIVGFVAMERLPELTTSNAPSAPVGSALGVALTLVIAVTAANLFHQGYWQRLWSARDTSALRRGALFGGVITIAVVVAVGALGIAAAMSGVDLGSPPIPFFALLSGAPAWLTIPALVLALTLVASSVDTLQNALASLAVTEKQGLSITSARWITVILMIPVVIVSLQGVSVLRLFLIADLLCATAVIPVLMGLWKRMTTTAAVMGGLAGLAGAIIPGWVTGGSLMAGLEVASFPGGIPTLLPFVGALVGSTLVSLALAFAARR, encoded by the coding sequence ATGTTTTACACTACCGTTGCTGCCCTGGCAGCTGCCCTGATTCTTTTTACCTGGCTGGGAATGCGGGCGCGTCTGGCTGATGGCGGCCTGGACGACTATGTAACTGCCCGCAACAGCCAGGGTGCCCGGGCTCTGGGGTTATCGTTCCTGGCTTCGGGCATGGGTGGCTGGATACTGTTTGCGCCCCCGGAAGTCGGGGCGCTGGTGGGGCCCATTGCCCTCGGCGGTTACGCCCTGGGGGCGGCGCTGCCATTTATCGTCTTTGCTTTCTGTGGCCCGGCCATTCGACGCTACCTGCCCCAGGGCCGCAGTATCGGTGAATTTGCCCAGGCCTGCTATGGCAACGCTGTTCGCCGCTACGTGTCATTGATCTCCGTGCTCTACATGCTGTGTTTCGTCACCGCGGAATTGACCGCCATTGGTGCCATCACCTCGATGCTCTCCGGCGTCAACGGCAATCTGGCCGTGTTGGGCGTGGCCATTGCCACATTGATCTACACCGCCTGGGGTGGCTTGCGCGCCAGTATTGTCACCGACCAGTGGCAGGCCTTTTTGCTGATTGGTCTGCTGGCCATTGTCGGCTTTGTGGCCATGGAGCGGCTGCCTGAACTGACCACATCGAACGCACCGTCGGCGCCCGTTGGCAGTGCTCTGGGCGTCGCCCTGACGCTTGTGATTGCTGTTACGGCCGCCAATCTGTTTCATCAGGGCTACTGGCAGCGACTATGGTCGGCTCGGGACACGTCTGCTCTGCGACGGGGTGCCCTGTTTGGTGGTGTAATCACCATTGCGGTGGTGGTTGCGGTGGGCGCCCTGGGAATTGCCGCCGCCATGAGTGGGGTCGATCTCGGATCCCCGCCCATTCCCTTCTTTGCCCTCCTCTCGGGGGCGCCTGCGTGGCTGACGATTCCTGCCCTGGTACTGGCCTTGACCCTGGTGGCCTCATCAGTGGATACCCTGCAAAACGCCCTGGCGTCCCTGGCGGTCACGGAAAAACAGGGGCTCTCCATTACCTCGGCACGGTGGATTACCGTCATCCTGATGATCCCAGTGGTTATTGTGTCACTGCAGGGTGTTTCAGTATTGAGGCTGTTCCTGATTGCCGACCTGCTATGCGCCACGGCCGTTATACCGGTGCTGATGGGCCTCTGGAAACGAATGACAACCACAGCAGCGGTAATGGGTGGCCTTGCTGGTCTGGCCGGGGCGATTATTCCCGGCTGGGTCACTGGAGGCAGCCTGATGGCCGGTCTGGAAGTCGCAAGCTTTCCGGGCGGAATTCCGACGCTGCTGCCATTTGTGGGCGCCCTGGTCGGGTCTACCCTCGTTAGCCTGGCGCTGGCCTTTGCTGCCAGGAGGTAG
- a CDS encoding diguanylate cyclase: MGPQFPISRIMHSGMLLQCAPDTTIAQAAARMADQAVSSILVVEGGRVAGIWTEHDALAVDFSDSAILQQPVASVMSAPVATLPHSMEIGAAAVEFREQGRRHFLVVDDEDCPIGILSQTDMALNQGLEPYLRLREVKAVIPRPAVVVDGTMPVSAVARQMHSQHTDAVVVKCDKGLGILTERDIVRFIARHVGNSPASQLATQPLLSVHETEPLIHARDLLLEKHIRHLAVTGSNGDVIGLIGYHDMLSGAERMYLEDLRTALEQRDQALARSRRTLQLAERVIESSFEGIMVTDANVTIEFVNPAFTQLTGYSPEEVIGKTPEILSSGRHDADFYQRMWHSLTTDGYWRGEIWNRRKTGELYLELLTITAITNDDGETTHYAGLFTDITQHRRNEEQIRQLAYYDALTGVPNRRLLEDRLEHAIRHAHRKEMLLAVMFMDLDHFKQVNDTLGHATGDELLLQFTHRVQGCLREDDTLARLGGDEFIVLLPEMNHVDDVHHVARRLLGIASQPYHVGGEQVTVGASIGVSLYPEDGTSANELMQAADIAMYRAKREGRNLYCLFHPEPAVTA, translated from the coding sequence ATGGGGCCGCAATTTCCCATTTCCCGCATCATGCATAGCGGCATGCTGCTCCAGTGTGCACCGGATACCACCATTGCGCAGGCTGCAGCACGTATGGCGGATCAGGCGGTAAGCTCCATTCTGGTCGTTGAGGGTGGTCGGGTTGCCGGCATCTGGACGGAACATGATGCATTGGCCGTGGACTTTTCAGACTCTGCCATCCTGCAACAGCCCGTGGCATCAGTAATGAGCGCACCGGTTGCCACTCTACCGCATTCCATGGAAATAGGAGCGGCAGCCGTTGAGTTTCGTGAACAGGGCCGCCGGCATTTTCTTGTAGTAGATGACGAGGACTGTCCCATTGGCATCCTCTCCCAGACCGATATGGCCCTCAACCAGGGCCTTGAGCCTTATTTGCGACTGAGGGAAGTCAAGGCCGTCATCCCGCGTCCGGCGGTTGTCGTTGATGGCACCATGCCCGTATCGGCCGTGGCCCGCCAGATGCACAGCCAGCATACCGATGCTGTTGTGGTGAAATGCGACAAGGGGCTGGGAATACTAACCGAGCGCGATATTGTCCGCTTTATCGCCCGTCACGTGGGCAACAGTCCCGCGTCACAGCTTGCCACCCAACCCCTGCTTTCCGTGCACGAAACAGAGCCATTGATCCATGCCAGGGATTTGCTGCTGGAAAAGCACATCCGACATCTTGCAGTCACGGGCAGCAATGGCGATGTCATCGGGCTGATCGGCTACCACGACATGCTCTCCGGGGCGGAGCGGATGTATCTGGAGGACTTGCGCACTGCCCTGGAACAACGGGATCAGGCACTGGCCAGGTCCCGCAGGACATTACAGCTGGCGGAGCGGGTTATTGAGTCTTCGTTTGAGGGCATTATGGTTACGGACGCCAATGTCACCATCGAGTTCGTGAATCCCGCCTTTACCCAGCTCACCGGCTATTCACCCGAAGAGGTCATAGGGAAGACGCCAGAAATCCTGTCGTCCGGCCGCCATGATGCAGACTTTTACCAACGGATGTGGCACTCGCTCACAACCGACGGCTACTGGCGCGGCGAAATCTGGAACCGTCGCAAAACCGGTGAACTCTACCTGGAACTGCTGACCATCACGGCGATTACTAACGACGATGGCGAGACCACCCATTACGCCGGGCTTTTCACCGATATTACCCAGCACCGCAGGAATGAGGAACAGATCCGACAGCTGGCGTACTACGATGCACTTACAGGTGTGCCCAACCGGCGTCTGCTCGAAGACCGGCTGGAACATGCCATCCGTCACGCGCACCGCAAGGAGATGCTGTTGGCCGTCATGTTCATGGACCTGGACCATTTCAAGCAGGTCAACGATACCCTGGGCCATGCTACCGGTGACGAACTGCTTCTGCAGTTCACTCACCGGGTTCAGGGTTGCCTGCGTGAAGACGATACCCTTGCCAGGCTGGGCGGTGACGAATTCATTGTCCTGTTGCCGGAGATGAACCATGTCGACGACGTGCACCATGTCGCCCGCCGTCTCCTGGGAATTGCAAGCCAGCCCTATCATGTGGGTGGCGAGCAGGTAACCGTCGGTGCCAGCATCGGGGTCAGTCTCTATCCAGAGGATGGCACCAGCGCCAATGAGCTGATGCAGGCCGCCGACATTGCCATGTACCGCGCCAAACGGGAGGGTCGCAATCTGTATTGCCTCTTCCACCCGGAACCCGCCGTAACCGCCTGA
- a CDS encoding TraR/DksA family transcriptional regulator, producing MSNRKSELETLRADLKARLAKYEAHQHRQDGALEKDSEEQAVQTQNDEVVDSLETETRIELAQIERALERLANGLGDECESCGEEIDPRRLQVLPYTTVCVKCADE from the coding sequence ATGAGCAATCGCAAATCGGAACTGGAAACCCTTCGCGCTGATCTGAAAGCGCGGCTGGCAAAGTATGAGGCCCATCAGCACCGGCAGGATGGGGCCCTGGAGAAAGACTCGGAAGAACAGGCCGTCCAGACCCAGAACGACGAGGTGGTGGATTCTCTGGAAACTGAAACCCGCATTGAACTGGCCCAGATAGAACGTGCCCTGGAGCGGCTGGCCAATGGACTGGGGGATGAATGTGAGAGCTGCGGGGAGGAAATAGACCCGCGAAGGTTGCAGGTACTACCCTATACCACGGTATGTGTGAAATGCGCAGACGAATGA
- a CDS encoding DASS family sodium-coupled anion symporter translates to MSAAASSDNKLDGLPKSRVIGLILGPLFLLMVLVLPAPEGMASEAWAALGLMLLMATWWSTEAIPIPATALIPIVLIPALGLGGIKDATTPYANPIIFLFLGGFTLGLAMQRWNLHRRIALLTLRGVGDKPRRQIAGFMIATAFLSMWVSNTATSIMMLPIGLSVIAMMDSPNPEGVRRYATALLLAIAYSASIGGIATLIGTPPNALLAAYLSENQGISVGFAQWMLLGVPVSLVMLSLTWWWLTRQDFALGSQAGSGDMIRDELKALGALQKGEKLVALVFVVTAAAWIFRPLLSDGLMPWLSDTGIAIAAAIAMFLIPVNLKEREFVLDWETAQGIPWGVLLLFGGGLAMAGVISSSGLAEWIAESLSVAGHLPFLVMIALVVGVIIFLTEVTSNTATAAAFLPLLGALAMSQEMSVLLLTVPAAIAASCAFMMPVATPPNAIVFSSGHMKIQDMIRAGFALNLLGIVVVTALSYLLLGLVFTI, encoded by the coding sequence ATGTCAGCAGCTGCCAGTTCCGACAATAAACTCGACGGGCTGCCGAAAAGCAGGGTGATCGGGTTGATTCTGGGGCCCCTTTTCCTGCTTATGGTGCTGGTCCTCCCGGCCCCGGAAGGGATGGCGTCCGAGGCCTGGGCAGCGCTGGGGCTGATGCTGCTAATGGCAACCTGGTGGTCCACCGAGGCGATCCCCATTCCCGCCACGGCGCTGATACCGATTGTGCTGATCCCGGCGCTCGGCCTGGGTGGTATCAAGGATGCAACAACACCCTACGCCAACCCCATCATCTTCCTGTTTCTCGGTGGATTTACGCTTGGCCTGGCAATGCAGCGGTGGAACCTGCACCGACGGATTGCCTTACTGACACTGCGTGGTGTGGGTGACAAGCCACGGCGCCAGATTGCCGGATTCATGATCGCCACCGCCTTTTTGAGCATGTGGGTCAGCAATACGGCGACATCGATCATGATGCTACCCATTGGTCTTTCTGTGATTGCAATGATGGACTCTCCCAACCCCGAGGGCGTTCGTCGCTACGCCACAGCCTTACTGCTGGCTATTGCCTATTCCGCCAGTATTGGTGGCATTGCCACGCTGATAGGGACTCCACCCAATGCATTACTGGCAGCCTATCTGAGTGAGAATCAGGGTATCTCCGTGGGTTTTGCCCAGTGGATGCTGCTGGGGGTGCCTGTGTCGCTGGTAATGCTGTCACTGACCTGGTGGTGGCTGACCCGCCAGGATTTCGCGCTGGGTAGTCAGGCCGGCAGTGGCGACATGATCCGGGACGAGCTAAAAGCCCTTGGCGCCTTGCAGAAAGGGGAAAAGCTGGTGGCGCTGGTATTCGTGGTGACAGCAGCGGCCTGGATCTTCCGGCCACTGTTGTCTGATGGGCTGATGCCCTGGCTGAGCGACACCGGCATTGCCATCGCGGCGGCCATCGCCATGTTCCTGATTCCGGTAAACCTGAAAGAGCGCGAATTCGTGCTTGACTGGGAGACCGCCCAGGGGATTCCCTGGGGCGTATTGCTGCTGTTTGGCGGTGGCCTTGCCATGGCAGGAGTGATCAGTAGCTCCGGCCTGGCAGAGTGGATCGCCGAAAGCCTGTCGGTGGCTGGCCATCTGCCGTTCCTGGTGATGATTGCCCTGGTGGTAGGGGTTATTATTTTCCTTACCGAGGTCACCAGCAATACCGCTACGGCGGCGGCATTCCTTCCGTTGCTCGGGGCCCTGGCGATGTCCCAGGAGATGTCGGTTCTGTTACTGACCGTGCCGGCCGCAATTGCCGCCAGTTGCGCTTTCATGATGCCAGTGGCGACTCCGCCCAACGCCATCGTTTTCTCCAGCGGCCACATGAAGATCCAGGATATGATCAGGGCGGGTTTCGCCCTGAATCTTCTCGGCATCGTAGTGGTGACGGCGCTCAGCTACCTACTGCTTGGTCTGGTCTTTACCATCTGA